In Lycium ferocissimum isolate CSIRO_LF1 chromosome 11, AGI_CSIRO_Lferr_CH_V1, whole genome shotgun sequence, a single genomic region encodes these proteins:
- the LOC132038092 gene encoding uncharacterized protein LOC132038092 has protein sequence MDLNKAKAELVLHHKIIDSFWRQKANLKWHLEGDDNSHYFHTIVKGRRRRRLNIHSIKVDDQWMEGDENIAIAAVQFYEKLFGKDDRDIDMNMINLLPRLIREEDNDMHGFFKSERGVKQGDPISPSLFIIAAEVLSMLLNNLFDKPEFNGFSMQPNGPKINHISYADDIIIFCSGKTATLKLIMATLTQYELNSGQLINKEKSCFLVADDISTKRKNIILRNLNFQEKQFPITYLGCPLFFGRKKIQYFTEAATKIIQKVDSWQGKMLSIGGKIVLIKHVLSAMPIHLLSICQPPKNILQQIEKVFANFFWGTHEGKHKYHWASWEKMCLPTSEGGIGVRSMIDITDTFSAKMWWQFRTKKSLWTDYLKAKYCKRVRPLPWKIQLCPFSCLRRMMKIRHRVDHFILWQVNSGNTNFWWDNWSGLGSLAQFGIPSKSIKTMVSSYIDNNRWNTSKLSLVLPIEVVHHIQEVKINPSSAFDQPIWTVTASGRFDCNSAWNKLRTLHISSIINMMIWHKKCPFKVSFFLWRILKNKTSLMLILEDWVLIYRLFVHVASTMLGKMKITCSSRALIARMVWDYFCKMMGIPMVQGNMRWMLISWCMAKKHNNLEKMFPQIPPYMKWYHFFELIEKARNSFSIIQVKWNPPNNGWVKINSDGCSKGNPGLSGGGGVIRDHLGNLVMAYAMNLNIQTNNYAEAIAMKSGID, from the exons ATGGATTTAAATAAGGCTAAAGCTGAATTAGTTCTACATCATAAAATTATTGATAGTTTTTGGAGGCAAAAAGCCAATCTCAAATGGCATCTTGAAGGTGATGACAACTCTCATTACTTCCATACCATTGTTAAaggcagaagaagaagaagattaaaCATTCACTCTATCAAAGTGGATGATCAATGGATGGAAGGTGATGAGAATATTGCTATTGCTGCTGTccaattttatgaaaaattatttgGCAAGGATGATAGGGACATTGACATGAACATGATCAACTTACTCCCTAGACTTATTAGGGAGGAAGACAATGATAT GCATGGCTTTTTCAAATCTGAGAGAGGTGTCAAACAAGGGGATCCCATATCCCCTTCTTTATTTATCATTGCTGCGGAAGTTCTGTCCATGCTCCTCAATAACTTGTTTGACAAACCTGAATTTAATGGCTTCAGTATGCAGCCTAATGGTCCAAAGATAAATCATATCTCCTATGCAGatgatattattatattttgttCTGGTAAGACTGCTACTCTGAAGCTTATTATGGCTACTTTAACTCAATATGAGCTCAATTCTGGTCAGCTGATCAACAAAGAGAAGAGTTGCTTCCTGGTGGCTGATGATATCTCTACTAAAAGAAAGAACATCATTCTCAGAAATTTGAACTTCCAGGAGAAACAATTCCCAATTACTTATCTAGGATGCCCTTTATTTTTTGGAAGGAAGAAGATTCAATATTTTACAGAGGCTGCTACCAAAATTATTCAGAAAGTTGATTCTTGGCAAGGCAAAATGCTATCTATAGGTGGTAAGATTGTTCTTATCAAACATGTCCTCAGTGCTATGCCTATTCATCTGCTATCTATATGCCAGCCCCCTAAGAATATTCTTCAACAAATTGAGAAAGTTTTTGCCAACTTCTTTTGGGGTACTCATGAAGGTAAACATAAATATCATTGGGCTTCATGGGAAAAAATGTGTCTTCCTACCAGTGAGGGTGGAATAGGTGTGAGGAGCATGATTGATATTACTGATACCTTTTCTGCTAAGATGTGGTGGCAATTTAGGACAAAAAAATCCCTTTGGACTGATTATCTAAAGGCTAAATATTGCAAAAGGGTCCGTCCTTTGCCTTGGAAAATTCAATTATGCCCGTTCTCGTGCTTgagaagaatgatgaaaattaGGCACAGAGTGGATCATTTTATTCTCTGGCAGGTTAATTCAGGTAACACAAATTTTTGGTGGGACAATTGGTCAGGTCTGGGCAGTCTTGCTCAGTTTGGAATTCCCTCAAAATCTATCAAAACTATGGTCTCAAGCTACATTGACAACAACAGATGGAATACTTCTAAACTTTCTCTTGTACTTCCCATAGAAGTGGTTCATCATATTCAAGAAGTTAAAATTAACCCTTCCTCTGCCTTTGATCAGCCCATTTGGACTGTTACTGCCAGTGGGAGATTTGATTGTAATTCTGCATGGAATAAGCTCAGAACCCTTCATATCTCTTCTATCattaatatgatgatttggcATAAGAAGTGCCCTTTCAAAGTATCTTTCTTCCTATGGAGAATCCTCAAAAACAAGACATCGTTGATGTTAATCTTGGAAGATTGGGTATTAATTTACCGTCTATTTGTTCATGTTGCGTCAACCATGCTCGGGAAGATGAAGATCACTTGTTCCTCAAGGGCGTTAATTGCCAGAATGGTATGGGattatttttgcaaaatgaTGGGAATACCTATGGTTCAAGGTAATATGAGATGGATGCTCATCAGTTGGTGTATGGCTAAGAAACACAACAACCTGGAAAAGATG TTCCCTCAAATACCTCCTTATATGAAATGGTATCacttttttgaattaattgaaaAGGCTAGAAATTCCTTCtctataattcaagtcaaatggAATCCTCCTAACAATGGTTGGGTGAAGATTAATTCTGATGGCTGCTCTAAAGGTAACCCTGGCTtgagtggtggtggtggtgttatCAGAGACCACCTGGGCAATTTGGTGATGGCCTATGCTATGAATCTCAATATTCAAACCAATAACTATGCAGAGGCCATTGCCATGAAATCTGGGATTGATTAG